From a single Gimesia sp. genomic region:
- a CDS encoding aldolase/citrate lyase family protein, whose protein sequence is MLVKKLKEKLVRGETVYGSLFQHAVVPAMVESIPDNSLDFVIVTPEHTTLDLAEFLPLRYALKSKGIVCLARTHSRDAADVARVCDTFDGVVVPYVETYEEAQQLAAAAVYRPLKGIVLEKALKEGKFVNQKTADYIEKKNENTLFIPMIESVPGIENLEQICSIPGVHAVFVGPGDLTTNMGIPGEYDNPELIAAIQKVIDVSNAQHVAAGCWFGTTQQALRTIRQGARLVVYANDGLMLTHAMQTAFGELRKG, encoded by the coding sequence ATGCTGGTAAAGAAACTGAAAGAGAAACTGGTTCGGGGCGAAACCGTGTATGGGTCGCTGTTTCAGCATGCGGTGGTGCCGGCGATGGTCGAGTCGATCCCGGACAACTCGCTCGATTTTGTGATCGTCACACCCGAGCATACAACCCTCGACCTCGCGGAGTTTCTGCCGCTGCGGTATGCCCTGAAGTCCAAAGGCATTGTCTGCCTGGCCCGCACGCACAGTCGTGACGCTGCGGATGTGGCCCGCGTCTGTGATACGTTTGACGGCGTGGTGGTACCTTATGTCGAAACATATGAAGAGGCACAACAGCTGGCGGCTGCTGCCGTCTATCGGCCGTTGAAAGGGATTGTGCTGGAGAAAGCCCTGAAAGAGGGGAAGTTCGTCAATCAGAAGACGGCCGACTACATCGAGAAAAAGAACGAGAACACGCTGTTCATTCCGATGATTGAATCGGTGCCCGGCATTGAGAACCTGGAACAGATCTGTTCGATTCCCGGCGTACACGCGGTCTTCGTCGGTCCCGGCGATCTGACAACCAACATGGGCATCCCCGGCGAGTATGACAACCCGGAACTCATCGCCGCGATCCAGAAAGTGATCGACGTTTCGAACGCACAGCACGTCGCCGCAGGCTGCTGGTTCGGAACCACCCAGCAGGCCCTGCGCACAATCCGCCAGGGCGCCCGGCTGGTCGTCTACGCCAACGACGGTCTTATGCTGACCCACGCGATGCAGACAGCGTTCGGGGAACTGCGCAAAGGGTGA